In the Hordeum vulgare subsp. vulgare chromosome 7H, MorexV3_pseudomolecules_assembly, whole genome shotgun sequence genome, one interval contains:
- the LOC123411278 gene encoding uncharacterized protein LOC123411278, whose protein sequence is MGAGVAMACFLCVSVSRRGRAARLVLWGGEARAAKRGTQAGQVMLDFAGTVVCLADGFYIGRPAPVLAIEDRLVAGATYLVLPVDRLPQGYDAVTAASLAALSYDKAGPAGSIAGGPRSPFEYVKGDDGRRVIKVTPEFLVKAVTARPGCESGAEVDGEGACGGALCSTPELRKHYEQLVGSGRGRAWSPRLDTIKERKGRRLVAAVSPGRMSPVAVRLLGLGKGEGRHRPCGASSNSFTSVAC, encoded by the coding sequence ATGGGCGCTGGTGTTGCTATGGCGTGCTTCCTCTGCGTCTCGGTCTCGCGGCGGGGGCGCGCGGCGAGGCTGGTGCTGTGGGGCGGCGAGGCGCGGGCGGCCAAGCGCGGGACGCAGGCGGGGCAGGTGATGCTCGACTTCGCGGGCACCGTCGTGTGCCTCGCCGACGGGTTCTACATCGGCCGGCCCGCGCCGGTGCTGGCCATCGAGGACCGCCTCGTCGCGGGGGCCACCTACCTCGTGCTCCCCGTCGACCGCCTGCCGCAGGGCTACGACGCGGTCACCGCCGCGTCCCTGGCCGCGCTCTCCTACGACAAGGCCGGCCCGGCGGGGTCCATTGCGGGGGGACCCAGGAGCCCGTTCGAGTACGTCAAGGGCGACGACGGCCGGAGGGTGATCAAGGTCACCCCGGAGTTCCTCGTGAAGGCCGTCACCGCCAGACCGGGCTGCGAGAGTGGGGCTGAGGTCGACGGAGAGGGCGCGTGCGGCGGGGCGCTGTGCAGCACGCCGGAGCTGAGGAAGCACTACGAGCAGCTGGTGGGATCCGGGAGGGGGAGGGCATGGTCTCCGCGGCTGGACACCATCAAGGAACGCAAGGGGAGgaggctcgtggcggcggtgagccCCGGAAGGATGTCGCCGGTGGCAGTCAGGTTGCTAGGGCTGGGTAAAGGAGAAGGAAGGCACCGGCCGTGCGGCGCATCGTCGAATTCCTTCACTTCGGTGGCGTGTTAG